The proteins below are encoded in one region of Pseudoduganella armeniaca:
- a CDS encoding type II secretion system F family protein, giving the protein MDTTFLLVILLIFAAVMLMVWGLYVGWSTHRSPEAERVARRLRGVIGGEAKASDVTIVKERRLSANPDIDLLLRRVPGTRTLDRMLLQAGAGYMLARLLGICVGMFMLGLLLGAWVHLPGLMLLLAGAAVGALPLLHLTRAKTARLAKFERQLPEALDMMSRAMRAGHAFPTALKLVGDEMDAPLGEEFKAAFDEVNFGVAMGDALNNLAQRVPSMDLQYFVVAVLIQRETGGNLTELLASISAIVRDRHKLLGQVRVLSAEGRMSAWVLCLLPFGAGGVMYLANPETMGVLFTDPGGRKLLGGAATMMVLGVLAIRKLVRLRV; this is encoded by the coding sequence ATGGACACGACGTTCCTGCTGGTTATCCTGCTGATCTTCGCCGCCGTGATGCTGATGGTGTGGGGCCTCTACGTGGGTTGGAGCACGCACCGCAGCCCGGAGGCCGAGCGGGTGGCGCGCCGGCTGCGCGGCGTCATCGGCGGCGAGGCGAAGGCGTCGGACGTCACGATCGTCAAGGAGCGCCGCCTCAGCGCCAATCCCGACATCGATCTGCTGCTGCGCCGCGTGCCCGGTACCCGGACCTTGGATCGCATGCTGCTGCAGGCCGGCGCGGGCTACATGCTGGCCCGGCTGCTGGGTATCTGCGTCGGCATGTTCATGCTTGGGCTGTTGCTGGGGGCCTGGGTGCATCTGCCAGGCTTGATGCTGCTGCTGGCCGGTGCCGCGGTGGGCGCGCTGCCGCTGCTGCACCTGACGCGTGCCAAGACGGCGCGCCTGGCCAAGTTCGAGCGCCAGCTGCCGGAGGCGCTGGACATGATGAGCCGCGCGATGCGCGCCGGCCATGCGTTTCCCACGGCACTGAAGCTGGTCGGCGACGAGATGGATGCACCGCTGGGCGAGGAATTCAAGGCCGCGTTCGACGAAGTCAACTTCGGCGTGGCGATGGGCGATGCACTGAACAACCTGGCGCAGCGGGTGCCCAGCATGGACCTGCAGTACTTCGTCGTCGCGGTGCTGATCCAGCGCGAGACGGGCGGCAACCTGACGGAGTTGCTGGCGTCGATCAGCGCCATCGTGCGCGACCGCCACAAGCTGCTGGGCCAGGTGCGCGTGCTGTCGGCGGAGGGGCGCATGTCGGCGTGGGTGCTGTGCCTGCTGCCGTTTGGCGCTGGCGGCGTGATGTACCTGGCCAATCCCGAGACGATGGGCGTGCTGTTTACCGACCCCGGCGGCCGCAAGCTGCTGGGCGGTGCGGCCACGATGATGGTGCTTGGCGTGCTGGCGATCCGCAAGCTGGTGCGCTTGCGCGTATAA